The genomic segment tggatggatggctctcCCTTTGtcaggtttgcaagataatttgggttggaaatgcccaggatgccatttttcaagctattctagttgttCTTTTACGTCTGGCAGTTGAAACGGCCGGATTTCTCATTCATATGCAACATAAATAacctttgctctgattggattacGCATCTTCTCAATTTTAATGTCTGTCTGTTCTGTGATTCTAACAATTACATTCCACAAGCATTACCAGTACCTTTTGAAATTACTTGACCCTTGCACTGACTTCAGAATCAAAGCAAATCCAAGGGCTGTTTCCTGTTGCTCCCAgatgtatgtacatatgtatatatgtatcatGCAAGACGGATAAGACAGATGCGGAAGACTGATTTTTCCACTGCGAACGAACAGCGAGCGCAAAGGCTTATCTAACTTGACAAACGGAACACAACTGCATAGCAATCTCTTACAGAGATCATGAAGTGTTTTAGAACATTTATAATATGCTTACAAgcaagttatttattttaaccgaATGCCGTCTTTTGTACAATATGACATAAACAACAGTTGTTAGCGTCCCTCTGGAGCTGCACTTAGTCTTTGATATAAGATTCCTTAGCTTCTATTTAATGTTTTATCTTGTTCATGGCATATGAGACATATTAGAAGGATGAAAGTACATTTCAGCCTCAGTCATTTGAGGACCACAGCTCTGTTGTAGTATAATACATAGCATCTTAAATGAGCCACCACTAATAACCACAATTAAGTATTTTATATGGAATGCACTGTGTAATTGCACTGCTGCATTTCCAAGCAAGGCTCTGTCAACGAGCAAACCAAAGACGTCAAGGCACACGCTATCACGTTCGGGAGAGCTGGTTTGGGTATTAGCAAAACGGAAGCATGGGTACCTTTTGTGTGATTAGACAGAAGAGAATAAATAGGAGCAGTAGTGCTCCGAAGATGGAGGCGATGATGAAGCCAAGCTTGTACAGGTCTCTCAGTGGTCTTCTCTGAGAGGCCTTCACTGACCTCGTAACATAACTGTCTGTAGAAGATTACACACAATCTGTGACCTCTGAGGCTCCAAGTAACATCACAGAACTCAAAAGATTAATGATCCCACCTGTGCAACCTTGTGTGGGGGACACTTTCGGTTGCTCCGTGCTTGAGCTAAAGAACTTTGAGTATTCATCCTGGCAACTCCAGTTCATTGGTGCATCACTCTTCGTTACCAGCTCCAGATAAACAGACAGCACCCTTGAAGCTTTCTGCAGTGCTTCTCCAGGAGACCCTCTGTAAAGCACTTCAAAACTCTCTGGCTTGTCCTGTAATGGGTATCAGGAAACATAGGTTCTATAAGTTTCCACATAAACATTTTGTGATGTATCTtctacaaccctaattccaatgaagttgggacattgtgttaaacataaataaaaacagaatacaatgatttgcaaatcatgttcgacctatatttaattgaatacacgacacacacaagatatttaatgttcaaactgataaacttgattgtttttagcaaataatcattaacttaaaattttatggctgcaacacgttccaaagaagctgggacagggtcatgtttaccactgtgttacatcaccttttcttttaacaacattcaataaacgtttgggaactgaggacactaatcgttgaagctttgtaggtggaattctttcccattcttgattgATATACGGCTtctgctgttcaacagtccggggtctccgttgtcgtattttacgcttcataatgcgccacacattttcaatgggagacaggtctggactgcaggcaggccagtcttgttacctgcactcttttactacgaagccacactcttgtaacacgtgcagaatgtggtttcgcattgtcttgctgaaataagcaggggcgtccatgaaaaagacgttgcttggatggcagcatatatttctccaaaacctgtatgtacattttagcattaatggtgccttcacagatgtgtaaattacccatgccattggcactaacacagccccataccatcacagatgttggcttttgaacttcgtgtccataacagtccggatggttattttcctctttgtcccggaggacacgacgtccacaatttcccaaaacaatttgaaatgtggactcgtcggaccacagaacacttttccactttgcatcagtccatcttagatgagctcgggcccagagaaaccggcggcgtttatgggtgttgttgataaatggcttatgctttgcatagtagagtttcaacttgcacttacggatgtagcaccaaaccgtatttactgacattggttttctgaagtgttcctgagcccatgtggtgatatcctttacacattgatgtcattttttgatgcagtgttgcctgagggatcgaaggtcacgggcattcaatgttggatttctccagattctctgaaccttttgatgatattatggaccatagatgatgaaatcgctaaattccttgcaattgtacgtttagGAAtgttgtcctgaaactgttcgactattttctcacgcacttgttcacaaagagttgaAGCTCAccccatatttgcttgtgaatgactgagcaattcagggaagctccttttatacccaatcatggcactcacctgttcccaattagcccgttcacctgtgggatgttccaaacaacttttctcagtcctttttgccacccgaaagaattccacctacaaagcttcaacaattagtgtcctcagttcccaaacgtttattgaatgttgttaaaaggaaaggtgatgtaacacagtggtgaacatgagcgtgtcccagctttttggaaggtgttgcagccataaaattctaaggtaatgattatttgctaaaaacaataaagtttatcactttgaacattaagtatcttgtctttgtagtgtattcaattaaatataggttgaacatgatttgaaaatcattgtattctgtttttatttatgtttaacacaacgtcccaacttcattggaattggggttgtataatgcaGCGTACTTCTGGTTTCCAGTACAGAAAAAGGCCTCTTATATCACAAGCCACGCTCACCTCAATCTCCTCGTTGATCTGAGGAACACATTTCTGGGAGTAGATGTTGAGGATGAGTGTTCTCAAAGACTGAACATAGGTATAGTTGACCGAACCCCTGCTATATTTGAAGTGAGTGGTGAGGAGCTCCAATATCCAGGGTAAGGCAGCTTTCACGAAGCAACACTTGCTCTGTGGGGAATCAGTGTGCAGTCATAAAGATTGAAgattaaaggtcctgtattttggctatttagacctccatagagtgactctctaacttggacttaatataaaagtatcaatttcataaaaaaaaaacacttcagttTTGTCAAACGAGTGTTCAAAAAAGGGCCCTATGATAGCTTCTTctttttgacccagttttgcatccgctttgtccatatttggctaagaccgtccCCTTTTCTCTAACAGGTTGCATCTGTGAAAAAGACCCACCTGTGACAatacacgtttgttatgttgacagcgctggctcgggagcagaaagggaaggcggagagctttgctagtgacatagataagctcgagaaattcgaatgacctgatttaaggcctctcggcagaaaaacctCTGAAACTCAGGAATGcctggacgattttaattcatatttcacatgtttactgaggcaccacagagacaatatttcatcccaaatactagaacaagttggtttggcaaaatacagtatgtcccaCCCCGCCActccctccttgagccgtcaccttgttgtggtggaggggtttgtgtgtcccagtgatcctaggagctaagttgtcttgggctttatgcccctggcagggtcacccatgacaaacaggtcctaggtgagggaccagacaaagcacggctcaaagacccctaatgatgacgacaaaggatggacttcgttttcccttgcccggacgcgggtcaccggggcccccccacTGGAggcaggcctggtggtggggctcgaaggcgagcgcctggtggggcctgcacccatggggcccggccgggcacatcccgaaagggtaacgtgggtccgccttcccatgggctcaccacctgtgggaggggccataggggtcgggtgcagtgtgagctgggcggtggccgaaggcggggaccttggcgatccgagccccggctacagaagctggctctagggacgtggaatgtcacctctctggcagggaaggagcccgagctggtgtgtgaggtcgagaagttccgactagatatagtcggactcgcctccacacacagcttgggctctggtaccagtcctctcgagaggggttggagtctcttccactctggagttgcccacggtgagaggcgccgagcaggtgtgggtatacttattgccccccggctcggcacctgtacgttggggttcaccccggtggacgagagggtagactccctccgccttcgggtggggggacgggtcctgactgttgtttgtgcctatgcaccaaacagcagttcagagtacccaccctttttgtagtccttggagggggtgctggagagtgctcccgctggggactccattgttctgttgggggacttcaatgctcacgtgggcaatgacagtgagacctggaagggcgtgattgggaggaacggcccccccgatcagaacccgagcggtgttctgttattggacttctgtgctcgtcatggattgtccataacgaacaccatgttcaagcataagggtgtccacacgtgcacttggcaccaggacaccctaggtcgcagtttgatgattgactttgtggtcgtgtcatcggacttgcggccacatgtcttggacactcgggtgaagagaggggcggagctgtcaactgatcaccacctggtggtgagttggctccgatggtgggggaagatgccggtccgacgtggcaggcccaaacgtattgtgagggtctgctgggaacgtctggcagaatcccctgtcagaaggagtttcaactcccacctccgatagaactgcaacatcgcgtggacatcggggacagtgcctctggattggcagactggggtggtggtccccgtttttaagaagggggaccggagggtgtgttccaactacagggggatcacactgctcagcctccctggtgaggtctattcaggggtgctggagaggagggtccgtcgggaagtcgaatctcagatttaggaggagcagtgtggttttcgtcctggccgtgggacagtggaccagctctacaccctcggcagggtcctcgagggtgcatgggagttcgcccaaccagtctacatgtgtttgtggacttggagaaggcgttcgaccgtatcCCTCGGGGattcctgtggagggtgcttcaggagtatggggtaccgaaccccctgatacgggctgttcggtcactgtacgaccggagtcagagtttggtccgcatatccggcattaagtcggactcgttcccggtgagggttggaccccgccaaggctgccctttgtcgccgattctgttcataacatttatggacagaatttctaggcgcatccaaggcgtagagggggtccggtttggtggcctcagtattgcatctctgctttttgctgatgatgtggttctgttggcttcatctagccgtgagctccaactctcaatggagcagttcgcagccgagtgtgaagcagctgggatgagaatcagcacctccaaatctgagaccatggtcctcagtcggaaaagggtgggatgccctctccaggtcggggatgagatcctgccccaagtggaggagttcaagtatcttggggtcttgttcacgagtgatgacggaagaatggaacgggtgatcgacagacggatcggtgcagcgtctgcagtgatgcagactttgtatcggtatgttgtggtaaagaaggagctaagccgaaaggcgaagctctcaatttaccggtcgatcttcgttcctaccctcacctatggtcatgagctgtgggtcgtgaccgaaagaacgagatcctggatacaagcggccgaaatgagtttcctccgctctcccttgagatagggtgagaagctcggtcatccgggaggatctcagtgtagagccgctgctcctccgcattgagagaagccagatgaggtggctggggcatctgattcggatgcctcccggacgcctccctggtgaggtgttccgggcacgtcccaccgggaggagaccccggggacgacccaggacgcgctggagagactacgtccttcggctggcctgggaacgcctcgggatccccccggaagagctggatgaagtggctggggagagggaagtctgggcgtacctgctaaagctactgcccctgcgacccgacccggataagcggtagaaaatggatggatggatggacagtatgtcccctttaaaataagaaattgacatccatccatccatctatccatacatccattttcttcaccgcttatcctcactagggttgcgggctgctagagcctatccaacctatcttcgggcgggaggcggggtacatcatGAATTGGTCgacatccaatcgcagggcacatagaaacaaacaatcattcacactcacagtcacacttacggggaatttagagtcttcaatcaacctaccacgcatgtttttgggatgtgggaggaaaccggagtgcccggagaaaacccacccaggcacggggagaacatgcaaactccacacaggcggggccgggatttgaaccccggtccccaaaactgtgaggcagatgtgctaaccagtcgcccaccgtgccggcagaATGGACATAATGACAGAAAACTtgattgttgaaatttctgctgATTGTAAGAAATTTTGTGTTAAAGGTCAAATAAAGCATGCTAGTAGGCTACAATTAGTAGAGGCTCTGTTAATTGGATTTCAACTAGTTTGTGGTCTCAATAAGATCGCCATGACACCCGAGTTAGATCCACACAGGCCTCTAGTATGGCAATTTGTTTTCTGCTTGTTACAGAACTGAGTGAAATTGGAGTACCGAACATTTACAGAGAAATTCTTAAATCCCCTGATTGAATAGAGTGAGTTTACCTAGGCTAACTTAAACCATTAGGAAGCCATCTCATAAAATCAAAAGGTACCTTACCAAAGATTTCTGTTCTATGAATGTGTAGGTTATCGAGCACCCGCTTCTCAATTGGTTATCCATCTGTTGAGACATTGTGGAGACAgaaccatgtttttgttttcagaatCAGAGTGTAACTGTTTATAAACTATAAACACAGCAGAAcacgttatcaatattcaggcagGCCCTAGTTGCCTTCACTGAATTCATTTTCAGCATCATTTGATTGAGAGGTAAAGGTGTcacatcacagtccag from the Phycodurus eques isolate BA_2022a chromosome 1, UOR_Pequ_1.1, whole genome shotgun sequence genome contains:
- the csf1b gene encoding macrophage colony-stimulating factor 1b isoform X1, encoding MTNLVPTLIQSQVKLQVKCLCVVMFLSFPLSMAEVPGPCRHSITRDHLLKLKHLMDNQLRSGCSITYTFIEQKSLSKCCFVKAALPWILELLTTHFKYSRGSVNYTYVQSLRTLILNIYSQKCVPQINEEIEDKPESFEVLYRGSPGEALQKASRVLSVYLELVTKSDAPMNWSCQDEYSKFFSSSTEQPKVSPTQGCTDSYVTRSVKASQRRPLRDLYKLGFIIASIFGALLLLFILFCLITQKRPLFRHRLGSYMSSSRDQQR
- the csf1b gene encoding macrophage colony-stimulating factor 1b isoform X4, which translates into the protein MFLSFPLSMAEVPGPCRHSITRDHLLKLKHLMDNQLRSGCSITYTFIEQKSLSKCCFVKAALPWILELLTTHFKYSRGSVNYTYVQSLRTLILNIYSQKCVPQINEEIEDKPESFEVLYRGSPGEALQKASRVLSVYLELVTKSDAPMNWSCQDEYSKFFSSSTEQPKVSPTQGCTDSYVTRSVKASQRRPLRDLYKLGFIIASIFGALLLLFILFCLITQKRPLFRHRLGSYMSSSRDQQR
- the csf1b gene encoding macrophage colony-stimulating factor 1b isoform X2, with amino-acid sequence MTNLVPTLIQSQVKLQVKCLCVVMFLSFPLSMAEVPGPCRHSITRDHLLKLKHLMDNQLRSGCSITYTFIEQKSLSKCCFVKAALPWILELLTTHFKYSRGSVNYTYVQSLRTLILNIYSQKCVPQINEEIEDKPESFEVLYRGSPGEALQKASRVLSVYLELVTKSDAPMNWSCQDEYSKFFSSSTEQPKVSPTQGCTDSYVTRSVKASQRRPLRDLYKLGFIIASIFGALLLLFILFCLITQKRPLFRHRLGSYMSSRDQQR
- the csf1b gene encoding macrophage colony-stimulating factor 1b isoform X3; translation: MTNLVPTLIQSQVKVKCLCVVMFLSFPLSMAEVPGPCRHSITRDHLLKLKHLMDNQLRSGCSITYTFIEQKSLSKCCFVKAALPWILELLTTHFKYSRGSVNYTYVQSLRTLILNIYSQKCVPQINEEIEDKPESFEVLYRGSPGEALQKASRVLSVYLELVTKSDAPMNWSCQDEYSKFFSSSTEQPKVSPTQGCTDSYVTRSVKASQRRPLRDLYKLGFIIASIFGALLLLFILFCLITQKRPLFRHRLGSYMSSSRDQQR
- the csf1b gene encoding macrophage colony-stimulating factor 1b isoform X5, with product MTNLVPTLIQSQVKLQVKCLCVVMFLSFPLSMAEVPGPCRHSITRDHLLKLKHLMDNQLRSGCSITYTFIEQKSLSKCCFVKAALPWILELLTTHFKYSRGSVNYTYVQSLRTLILNIYSQKCVPQINEEIEDKPESFEVLYRGSPGEALQKASRVLSVYLELVTKSDAPMNWSCQDEYSKFFSSSTEQPKVSPTQGCTEAPLPSQIGILHEF